The window TAAATTGATAATGTTGCTCAAGGTCATTCAGTGGGCTTCAATTTGGAGGTCAACTTGCATATGAAGCTATATTGTTGTCTTAGATTTATTATTATATGTATGCTGAAACAATGCTACCTGTCAAATGATATGAATTGTTGCCaagttcttatagatgaaatcaCAATACAACCCATTatccaaaatatattttcttagaGCAGCTTTGTAAAGATGGCAACAAACTAAAAACTATATATACTGGAATGTGTGCATCATAAAACATATCatcatgaataaaaaatatatatcctaGACATAAATCTTTACATCTTAATGTATGTACTGTCAgagtacaatgaaaaattaagctgaaaatattgatttatgtATATACTAAGATCACTCTTTTCCCTATTCAAATGTTGTTGAAatgctttaaggtggtacctaacactacagggagataactctgtaaagtcagctaaacgttttattaatgttgtgttgtaaagggaatattaagcttctcaatgatcaaaattggtgtttgtcaaactgctatgtaactagtgtaatttttctgactaAACGTTTGGTtccaaattttagaaatttttatatttttgtaaaagggtcaaagtaaaaaCATTGttcaagttttatgaaaattaaacgagcaaaatttatttagtgaaagtgttaggtaccaccttaaatgcaTCCAATTAATTTTTAAGAATCAGATGTCAAGTCCCTATCCCTGTCAACAATATTTTACATTCAGTATGAAAAGATTTTAAATACAGAGCATAAATTTACACACAAATGTTGAAATGCTTACTTCACAAAACTTTTTTATCaccattttcttaaattttgctTTGATCTTTCTGTGTGATAATTTTTTTAACCCAAGCTACTCaaatgataatgttttttttaagtggtttcttcctcctattcccactttttaaaaatactattccttctattcccTCTTGCAAATATTaatagatgttttgataaataatttgtttttataacaatcaagATTAATTAGAATTTCACCTAAGATTTGCCTATATTACCCAAAAactgaaagagaaaaaaacagcTTCTGAAAAACAATCATAACGACGAAATATACACCCTATTCTAATTTTAACCTGTCATGTActtgtatttattgtgaaaataaaataaatatacagtGCTTAATAATTGTTTTGACCAAATTGGTCATCATTTTGTCAGGTCTATCCTATTTGCAttataaaatgtgatgaaaaataaaatatacagcaacaattattttataatatatacaaaattaaaataaacatgacaGATTTCTTTTTCACTATCACACAAGTTTGAagtgttttgaacattttatccCTTTAGAgttgcatacctgccaactttcacgatttaggcgtgtactacacgattttgaccctcTGTCCCGATTACACGATCGTGATCGTGAAAATAGCCAAAAAACacgattttagtaaaatttacacgaaaaatatttttgttcccgattttgaacttttgaaagttTTCCCAAGGGAGACAAATCGTGTCTGACAAGtttcatccaatcaaaatttagTGATCACGCATTCACCAGTTGATTAATGTCGGCATAGTAAACaatcaaagaatagaaattttgagttttttttttagtttgggtgttaaatttataaaaattggaatCATGATGGGCGAGTTATCACTTGCAAAATAGTTCTGTCACCGCCTAAGAAAAAAAAGCGTGTTGCTTCGTGCAAATACTTAGAGAAATGGGAGAATGATGTCAAGTACAGGGGCTCGTTGTCTAAATCAACGTTAGGATTGTCACATCCCTTTTGTAAAGTTTGCAATAGAGACTTTAAAGTTGACCACGGTGGCCTTAATGATGTCTCCAAACATTCTAGTACTGCTTGTGATATTGATCTATATTATATATGAGgctttggatggggttaaatgattaaagaatataatgcccttaaaaaatgaagataaggGAATAACcggcaaaaaaaaatgaaaatttgagaaATGCGTGGtcaaattttttgaagattagagaaaaaaagaggttaattttttgaagattagagaaaaaagtggtgaaaattaaatgtttacagaacaaCAACCCCCCCCTATACCAGACCCTCacatattgttggttttttttgttattaaattattaaaattattactttttttttatttcttgacaaTGTATCAGACAAACATAAAGTCATCTTACTGGTGTTTATCTCAacaaaaagaaatacaacaatcaaacaatttaaaaaaagattggTTATAATAGCATCATCAACTATcaccccccccaaaaaaagaagTATGTCGGACACTTTTAGGAGCCAAATCATCACATGAAAAAAATGCCGCGAAAAATTCTACCCTCAAAAATGGTGCCGCGCACAAAAACCCCCATggccattttcaaaagttggcaggtatggagTTGGAAATGATATGATTGAATTAATcagactcaattttttttttcaaattactagtagttgtttttttataaaatttaattacacTTGCAAAGTGTGTATTGTAAAACAATATTGGAAATTACCTTAACTAAAAGAAACCTAAATGTTCAAGAAAATTATTTGCTTATATGTGACAATCGCATTCATATTTAGAATATCAAAATTCAATTGATTTTAGCCCTACTTCTGAAAAACAATTTTCTATTCCTTACATTTTATCAAGAGagacaatttcaatttttttgacttttttgttcTTAGTTTCTGCATTGTACCTAACATCTTCAAACATGGAATAAAGCATCAAGATTCAGTTATCACATAATACACATACacatacacatatacatatataataatgatTGACAACATCATGGTTTTAATGGAATTATATGATCAGTCATGCGATTACTGTCATGGGCAACAATGTCACAAGTAATGAGATCCATCCTCAGTCTGGCCGAAATATTGGTATTTTTGGTATAAATTCTATTAACATAACCTGAAAAGAGAAACATTTCATGTATTTTAATGATTTGTAATTCTGAAATTTAATTTTATCTGAAATAATGTAAAATTCTGTAAACactatttgattttcattattgaaaaaatcatatatttttgaatactggtaatttttttattattcttaatcCTAAATGCTATACCAATATGAATAGATTGGAGTTTTGCATATAAAGTTAGGACTAATGAGTGAATGGAATTTATCATTATTTGGAAATCTGTCTTGCTTAACCAGAGAATCTGAGCCTCTTGAACTATTACTGTGATACAActatcacttttccattgtggcgtcacaTATTTTCTATTGTGACATCAATATTTTACGAGCCTTATGATGTCTTATAATGGTAGACAAATATTGAAAAGGTGTATATATTGCCTTAATTAACAAATTCAGAacacatgtctttttttttttactatttgtgtttcatttttcaaTACCGTACCAAATAATTCTTTATCCTATCTattttatattaacattttattttacttCAGCAAAAAAATGATAGTCAATTCATGGTTCTGTGAACTAGAGAACTATTGAATTTGTATTCCTTAAAAATTACATGTACTGAagattcatttatatttgttgaaaacaatttttttctgtgGATTAGTATTAAGGGGAACcatcaatttaaatgttcaactgaTTACAAATTTCCTGAAGTGATATATGCAGATTTTGCAGAAACTATAAATTTTAACATCAACGataatgcaagttttcctcaatccacaaataTTGCTACCCACGAAAAtatatgatttcaaagtatactacttaggggccagctgaaggatgcctccgggtgcgggaatttctcgctacattgaagacctgtctgtgaccttctgctgttgttttttctatggtcgggttgttgtctctttgacacattccccatttccattctcaattttacaatataaCTCAGATAAAGTGGCCCCGATAAAGTATACTTACATATTCCATCATACTACTAGAATCACATCTCTGTTTACTTAACTTCCAATGTAAGCCTAACTACAATCAGAAATAACAGGTTAAATATATAATCAAggtcaaagatttttttttacataaaagacACATCGtacaataagaaaattttgcaaagTTTTTATTAAAGCGATATTTGCAAAAATGTTAGGTTTCACAAAATATAAACTCATATTTAGAATTTCTATAGCAATAAATGTATGCAGCATTAGTATAAAATAAGATTGCTTTTATTGCTATTCGACATCATGAAGGTTGCAAAGAGGTTTAAAACTGTTATTAGTAGGTCAAGACAGTCCTTAATATCAAATAATAATCtgtatatcttaaattttttgaataaaaGTACATACAGTACAATTTTCGCGAAAGCCATCCCAAACTCCATACACCGAGTTTTTTCCTGGTGTGACACCAGGAAACTCCGACATCACTCCCTAAATTCTCggagaaatttgggagtattcctccgacttccgcgtaaatccgttaccttttgtttattgtattagtGACATCTCTCTCAGTCTGGAGTGACGCGCTGTCACACCAGGTAATTAATTGCCCTAATCCTTCTGATCTATGCCGGCACGCGACAGTCAAGGTATGAGAGATTTCTaatgtatttcctgtctattgattatcagtttatatctgattgcttgaaacaaatgaaagattacagtgttctccccaggatttttggatagcaccagggtaacgcgTGACGAAATGAATTTCACAATATTTTGTGTCACGTTGCGTcgcttatttttttcttgtttgtttttgtcattaCCTTTTTGCCTTTGTTTTGTTAACTGTGGTACTGTGTTGTATGGACTTTGGGTCAGAAAATTATTGGTAGAAAAAGTAAATCAATAAAcagtttgtatactttaatatctttgaagaataaataaaagaaagcacAATTAGTCTTTAAACTAAAGTCACTTCTTATATTTTGTTCAAGCCATTTTGTCCTGATACTTGTAGTGACACTACACATTCCCCATGTTAGATTTCACCATAACAATTAACTTTGAACAAGATTAAATTTTGATACAGAACCTTCAGTAGATTAAAAACTATTTTCCATAGTTTTAGACCTGATTcttttaaacaacaacaaattattCTTATAGTTAATACTTTGTTCCAGACATGAGGAgtacttatataaatatatctatctACTAATTCATATTTAGCTGTAGCCCTGCTTTCTATATTATAATTTTGGCAGTaggcttggtttttttttatctttattaaggCAGtaggcttgttttttttttttttatctttattcaattcttcaacatatatatacaacagatatattacatattacacaaaaatatcacaaagcaatgttttaagtataatcacatatatataatcagcacaataattagaaattaaatgttatgacaccttcggtttcttgtaccagaatattattttttaaaaagtgtttctcaaaaacatttctcatacattttgcatcacacaaatattcatacaggtaagttatataatgttttacagtgtatttaaatagtctaataagatcaacattactgtttaaatttttaagtaaattccTTCTTCTGAAGATACAATATCTCGCTACagataacatgaaattgacaaaacttacatttacgcctttgatagatccaaataaaccaaacataaatacctcttcatacactaaattatcaattttgtcagaatcaacattatcaaataaaactgacaacttctgttgcataaacagatgaaattctactaattcagaacataatagaaataaatgagtgatattttctacttccttttcacatacatcacatacattgtaatttataagtttcatagtcataagtttagaatttgtgaaaatacaataataattttaatcattaaaataaaaatcaaaacgttgttgttaattcttttaattactctgtacatttaaatcaatttttaaaaacaactatatttgattttgacttccgttttttatcagtaaataaatatttaatttactaaaagaGATATAATTGTGTAACAATAAACGGAGACTAACGCTGAATAAATTAGGGTAGTTTAAAGAAAAGTGACACgtctcaaagttttttatacaagtaaaaaagaaaatattattcactatctgttatgctaataagtctacgccatttccattttacgattacaaaataaaagttttaaaaagcaaaaggttgttgttaatgctttcaattgcattaaagttttataaaaaaaaatctatacttgattatgaccggcttttttttttatcggtaatttatataacttacgcaaagagacatacttgcgtgaaaataaacggaaatTAACGGTGAAGGTATAAAAtgtgagaaagaaagaaaattacgtgTCTTAAAACTTAtatatgcaagaaaaaaagaaaatacttttcaCCATTCCTTATGCTTAATAAGTCTACGGCATTTTCTCTTCACGATTTGTTAGCATTACTTTAGGATAAATAATACATTTCGgctacaacaggaatacttctaTAGCTGCATCAACTTGTCGTTGCATAATTTTCATTtacgcacaatgaatgtaaacttttgtgttgtatttagaacagtgatctttaaatatttttaaagcaattaatTGCAGTGGGAAGACGATACGCATCTCAGTGATCAACAGTGCGtagttgaacttgaacttgactttgctcacaatattgaatgctaaaaatagtgacatcaattttgtccacgagatttttatttggcgggaaatagtatcatgtaacagtaaactcaggtgacctttcgggataaccgtgggaaaattcatACAAGGTTTAAACTTGCTTTGTAATGATTGACATAAATTTGTGTGCGTTAAGATTGAGGCTCTAGAAGGTACTTGTACAATTGATTAACCGGATTCTAAATTGTATTCCTGTTCTGAATTAACCAACATCAGCCTTTTATTTTTACGTTTCTCAGTCAACAGAGGACATAAAACCGGACATTATTTATACGTCCATAGTCAACACTATATATTAATGGTAGATGAAAACATGATGCATGTCGTTCAGTTCCTAATGGGCGTTGGTAGAGATCCTCTGTGAAAATTTGCCGATCGTAAAAATccgatccacatttttttttacatatttctttcttgtagaacacgatataatttcatttaaatattatattttataattgttgaaatactactttttatATTTCGCCGAGGACTTTTAATGAGCAGTAAAATACGGATTGCGccaatccaattttattttaaataattaaaaatcaataacagatcataacggataaaaaacacatgattttttttctccatataattaaatatttaaaggttgtgattattgtgttgtgtccGGGCGGCGAATGTAtctcagtatttatgaatatagggctgccacattgcatacacaactatttgtcactttacattttcttttttaaattcaaatatttcaagtcggTAATCTACAGAGGTAGtgaaacatagtattttacatttcaaaataaattgaaagtaacagagTTCACTTGTTGATCCGATAAATTAACTCTTGGGTTTAATTTAGATTGGACATATTACcgtaaaaacatcattttgttttaagccagtggatattaattatataatattgaattattaatGAACCGAATATTGCTCACTGAGTAGGTCATAAAAGGTTCTAATTGTGGTAAAATCgtctttgttgaaaaaacaaaaattatgacctgatcagactataatgaaaatacaaaataagtgttttattcgtatttttatacGTTTGTACGTTGTATGTCATATGACAATGACATGGGcatatacatacaagaataattatcttattttaaataaaaatgtcacacttttatctgacaatgaaaggacatttaaataacgtattttaaagcacacaggtgcaatcaagatcgattaaatgtacaaaggtaataaatctggctaatccgatgatgttgtcacgcgtcattaattttcagtacatccgatgggcaataaaccaataaacagccacgcggtgttgggagagaatctttggaggaaattgggagtaTAATCCGTGATTCGCGGTGTCACACCGCTACACTCGGAAATCGGTGATTAGAGTTCGCGATTACATACTCTCTGGGCGTACTGTATTTGGAAAAGCCTAATGTATAATACagaattgaaatatcaaataatttacatgtacatgtaactgaaAGTTACAGTAAGCCATTATCCTAAGAAATATTCTGTACATTTGAGTTTTTCAGACTAAATTGGGACTCAAGAcctaaaaaatataggtcaaaaTGAAGAATacctaaaatattgaaaatttatctATGTTTATACATGACTTTTTTACTTACTTTGTGATATAGATGATTGTTTTCCCAATCTAATACTTTTTCTATTGCATGACGtgtctagaaaaaaaaaaacataacaaaagtttaagatttataataaaaataatcttaaatgaaTATTAACAAAATTGTCTCCTacctattttttttacaaaactcaAATCTTTAAAATAGATATGTTTGTCACAATATGTAAAATAGATAACTTAATAAAAGTTGGACGAATCAATTACATATGTACTTGCAAACATATCAAAATGTTCATGGGGGTTATACATGCAAGATGGCTCCTATAGTCCTACAAAACTTCTAAAGGGatcttcaacttttattttaaaggtttttttgcATCCTCTATCTTTTACAATCTCATGGCCATGGTAAAATTGATTGTGTTGCTTTAAAATGTGGACAAATTGATACTTCAAAATTTTGGGAAATTTTGGGAGCCTCAATGTGGGAAATTCACTGCAATTAGTGACAGTTGCATAGGTAGATATGTAATTATTGGACAATACATCAATagaaaattatcatttattttaaatggttaaaatataaatatttaattttcatacaGTGTAAtgaaaagattacaaaattaaGATGAATAACATAGGAAATCATACAGTCAAATAAGATTATAAGAATAAGCAGTTTTAtgaataaatcatatatattagAGACAAATGTCCATATAATTTCTATTTTCCTTGCCTTTttatagaaaaagacaaaaaactgCTAAGTAATACTGTAGCTTCATTCATTATTAAACTTAGGAAaggttaaacaaaaacaaaaaatattcaaatatacattATTAGTCGTTGTATGTGGAAAGCAAGCTTTCTTAAGATCCTCCCATCATGACCCTCTAGTATGTTTCACTGATTATATTCACTGAACTTACTCTTTTACTGAGACAGACAACCGGCCATAATGAACAGCCAAGGGTACAACAACAACATATACACCCGCAGAACAACCATTTTACGTTGACTGGTAGGGCTTTCTTTAAAACACCATTTAATCTAACTATAGTAGCTTTGAACTCTTCTGGTGCAACCTGAAAAAatcatttcaatgaaaaattaatTATTCTGAGACATTGCAATACCATACAATTTATTAAATGAATTTGAAATGCATACTGAATTCAAATccttcaaaatgttttatttgcttGCTAATGGTGGTAcattgtattatcatgattatacttTCGATATTACATGTATCTACCCATAGGTCTTCTGTCTGAAATCTACACAAGAAATCCTGAGATCATAATATTATCTGTTCAAGTACATCTGTACATGTATCACTAATATTTCCAGCGGTATCATCCAGTTGTTTTATACAGATGAAAGAAAAATTGATTGCAAAAAGCACAGTTAAAGTTTGATTGTTCTATTGGAGTTTTTCTCGAGGATATAGTACTCTGTACAATTTAATGctactttttatctttttttctgtaACTATATGCATACCTTTGCTGAAAGACTAGTTGGAAACTCTGCTTCAAATCTGTTACTTAGACCAAATCTGCATAACAATATACACTTCATATATGACAATGTACAATGATGTATGACAATAGttatcacagataccaggattataatttaatatgccagacgtgcatttcgtctacataagcatgataagacttatcagtgatggtcagatcaaaatagttatataacCAAAAAAGTACTTAGTTGAAGAacaaattagataaaaaaatcattttttaagttgtattttttaaattgttttaccagATGTTAGAAACCAGGTAACTTCACAACTAATACATAcagtatatatatgttaaaattcACATTCTTTTTACCTTTTGTAGACCTAAGGCTTATTTTTTTGGCAACAGGTAATTACATGTTTAAAGATCAGATACTTCAGTAGCTTGAAAGCTTTTATGCTAGGAATGAAAAAAGTAAATCTAAATGGAAAGTTCTAGCCTTCCATTCCATGTCCCTGTTACTACAAAACCATTGCTCATTCattgtcattgttgaagattgtacAGAAACATGCAGTAAGTGCTTACATCTGACACATTTGGACTCTGGTGGATcagatagttatctcattggcaatcataacacatttcCACATTTTGTATCAAAAC of the Mytilus galloprovincialis chromosome 8, xbMytGall1.hap1.1, whole genome shotgun sequence genome contains:
- the LOC143041894 gene encoding cysteine-rich hydrophobic domain-containing protein 2-like is translated as MADFDTIYEENDDEPPIPAEVVVNLPDPIIIRGAGNVTIFGLSNRFEAEFPTSLSAKVAPEEFKATIVRLNGVLKKALPVNVKWLFCGCICCCCTLGCSLWPVVCLSKRTRHAIEKVLDWENNHLYHKLGLHWKLSKQRCDSSSMMEYVMLIEFIPKIPIFRPD